The following coding sequences lie in one Myxococcus xanthus genomic window:
- the devI gene encoding CRISPR-Cas system negative regulator DevI — protein sequence MSLRKSKYEVLERLEVGLRIVSLALVVAKTLVELVDTTLI from the coding sequence GTGTCTCTTCGGAAGTCGAAGTACGAGGTGCTGGAACGACTGGAGGTTGGTCTTCGAATCGTTTCGCTCGCTCTGGTTGTTGCGAAGACGTTGGTTGAGTTGGTGGACACGACACTGATCTGA
- the cas6 gene encoding type I-MYXAN CRISPR-associated protein Cas6/Cmx6 — protein sequence MARSVGWRRSALITVSGCVILNWWGNLMVFVDLLFPVQGGPVPLDHAYLLFSALSRHLPALHERSDMGVFSLRGVSNTRELLYLGRGTMRLRCPIEAVATLLPLVSAPLEIAGRRLSLGAPSLHALEPVPSLFARLVTFKHAMDEAAFVAAASRALEALGVQATLKVGRRRIVRITGKKVVGFALELHGLSAEHSLRVQEQGMGGRRHMGCGLFLPPGRAARVQSHGKAA from the coding sequence TTGGCGCGGAGCGTCGGTTGGCGGCGCTCCGCGCTGATTACTGTTTCTGGATGTGTGATTTTGAACTGGTGGGGAAATCTAATGGTGTTTGTTGACCTGCTGTTCCCCGTGCAGGGCGGCCCGGTGCCGCTCGACCATGCCTATCTGCTGTTCTCCGCGCTCTCCCGTCACCTTCCCGCGCTGCATGAGCGCTCGGATATGGGCGTGTTCTCGCTTCGAGGTGTGAGCAACACGCGGGAGTTGCTTTACCTGGGGCGAGGCACGATGCGCCTGCGATGCCCCATTGAGGCCGTGGCCACGTTGCTGCCGCTGGTGAGCGCGCCGCTGGAGATTGCTGGGAGACGCCTGTCCCTGGGCGCGCCCTCGCTCCATGCGCTGGAGCCCGTGCCCTCATTGTTCGCGCGGCTGGTCACCTTCAAGCACGCGATGGACGAGGCCGCATTCGTCGCGGCGGCCTCCCGCGCGCTGGAGGCGCTTGGCGTCCAGGCGACGCTGAAGGTGGGGCGCCGGCGCATCGTGCGCATAACTGGAAAGAAGGTCGTGGGCTTCGCGCTCGAACTCCATGGCTTGTCGGCCGAGCACTCGCTGCGCGTGCAGGAGCAGGGAATGGGAGGCCGCCGTCACATGGGATGTGGCCTCTTCCTCCCGCCCGGCCGGGCGGCGCGTGTCCAGTCCCATGGGAAGGCCGCGTGA
- a CDS encoding SAVED domain-containing protein, whose amino-acid sequence MGEQSASRLEGDRYQHLLSWYELLRLLDAGSPFSYGYVEHPAAGSADDVTLHARPGAGVASRYMQVKWHVDHRDSYSLAGLVTPPRVGRSLLRKLLESWLVLRPLGPVEIWLLSNWASAADLGRYLHGRDHCFTEAFFEQPPRGALKKHWAEWEQRLGVSAEMLRAFCKDLRLRLGVGGIADLEEQVDDRMGRLGLRMGRQPRAIAVDGLREWIEVGGGRKHVTPESLRGAIRAWGLLASREDAPAVSLWIHGWARREWEQPPTEELDWTPHFDRDTRKVPSESVWRDVLLPSLLAVRQRLSRRPDGALIDLRGKLPLSTVLAVGFHFPEVGGYRFRVEQPTQGETFLWRSDAKPSPRRLRVTGHEGDSDAAGLLVVFQMTGDARADVERFLAERPGHFRAVLYLEPEDGPHDGAVGSDADAEAFAVQAREQLRRARNELRTAVTHLILYAPAACCLFLGQRLNAVGPVVAYERTGSGGYAPALTLQTG is encoded by the coding sequence ATGGGAGAGCAGAGCGCGTCTCGCCTGGAGGGCGATCGCTATCAGCACTTGCTGAGCTGGTACGAGCTGCTCCGGCTGCTCGACGCGGGCAGTCCCTTCTCTTACGGCTACGTCGAGCACCCGGCGGCGGGCTCGGCGGATGACGTGACGCTGCACGCCCGGCCCGGCGCGGGTGTGGCCAGTCGATACATGCAGGTGAAGTGGCACGTCGACCACCGGGATAGCTACTCCCTGGCGGGGCTGGTGACGCCGCCTCGGGTGGGCCGCTCGCTGCTGCGGAAGCTGCTGGAGAGCTGGTTGGTGCTGCGGCCCCTGGGGCCCGTCGAAATCTGGCTGTTGAGCAACTGGGCGTCGGCGGCGGACCTGGGCCGCTATCTACATGGCCGGGACCACTGCTTCACCGAGGCGTTCTTCGAGCAGCCGCCACGAGGCGCCCTGAAGAAACACTGGGCGGAGTGGGAACAACGGCTCGGTGTATCGGCTGAGATGCTGCGGGCGTTCTGCAAGGACTTGCGCTTGCGGCTCGGCGTGGGCGGCATCGCCGACTTGGAAGAGCAGGTGGATGACCGGATGGGGCGGCTTGGCCTGCGCATGGGACGGCAGCCGCGCGCCATCGCGGTGGACGGGCTTCGGGAGTGGATTGAGGTCGGCGGCGGCAGGAAGCACGTCACCCCGGAGTCGCTGCGGGGGGCCATTCGCGCGTGGGGACTGCTGGCCTCACGGGAGGACGCGCCCGCCGTGAGCCTCTGGATTCATGGGTGGGCGCGACGTGAGTGGGAGCAGCCTCCCACCGAGGAGCTGGACTGGACGCCTCACTTCGACCGCGACACGCGGAAGGTGCCGTCGGAGTCGGTGTGGCGGGACGTGTTGCTGCCTTCGCTGCTGGCTGTGCGACAGCGGCTATCGAGGCGGCCTGACGGCGCGTTGATTGACCTGCGGGGCAAGCTGCCGCTGAGCACGGTGCTGGCGGTGGGCTTTCACTTCCCGGAGGTGGGCGGCTACCGCTTCCGCGTCGAGCAGCCCACGCAAGGAGAGACCTTCTTGTGGCGCTCGGACGCGAAGCCGTCTCCGCGCCGACTGCGTGTCACGGGGCACGAGGGTGACTCGGACGCTGCGGGGCTGCTGGTGGTGTTCCAGATGACCGGGGATGCTCGCGCGGACGTAGAGCGCTTCCTGGCCGAGCGGCCAGGGCACTTCCGCGCCGTGCTCTACCTGGAGCCGGAGGACGGGCCCCACGACGGCGCCGTTGGCTCGGATGCGGACGCGGAGGCGTTCGCCGTCCAGGCGCGTGAGCAACTCCGGCGCGCGCGCAACGAGCTGCGCACGGCGGTCACACATCTCATCCTCTATGCCCCCGCTGCGTGCTGCCTGTTCCTGGGCCAGCGGCTCAACGCCGTGGGCCCGGTCGTGGCCTACGAGCGCACCGGCTCAGGTGGGTACGCGCCCGCGCTCACGTTGCAGACGGGGTGA